The proteins below are encoded in one region of Silene latifolia isolate original U9 population chromosome 2, ASM4854445v1, whole genome shotgun sequence:
- the LOC141640252 gene encoding uncharacterized protein LOC141640252, with amino-acid sequence MSGGSYPPVPNPLAGTGSLLEQQYQELRDLMYRIPGVARPLEKVTRDSYADSPFVDEIALVGVPKGCVRQRMTLYDGTTDPLDHINHYKQKMMVTTATGSLKEACMCKGFGSTLSGAALQWFNREKVAIPRCDIATAIQAFRRGLHQDSDLYKDLTKYPCTTFEEVQEKAIAVMRLEEDAEPRRATYGVDPTSRKAPVEKQNERARPYSKPVNKVSEGPGGKNNSEPPPKVSEYKFSTNLAGVLKALKEIRGVRWPRKRTDERPNDKRDSSKRCEYHDDIGHDTDECYTLRKEVKFQYDRGNLDHLLPGGSTKVHSTNQVLPTPPPVCTRIVNVITGGSELCGLTYSAAKRHATQTKGDKPEFSCRVSRQDLPAVTFDETDAQNAPEQHHDALIITLPIGNCEVRKILVDTGSSVNLIMLETLKVMGFSEKDLATKEALDPRNEGGTFDLPPMPEIPNALGSARNTWGSGGSQELLQDSPKINSQDRQR; translated from the exons ATGTCTGGTGGCTCTTATCCGCCTGTccctaaccctcttgcaggaacAGGCAGCCTGCTGGAGCAGCAATACCAGGAATTGAGGGACCTGATGTACAGGATTCCGGGCGTAGCACGACCTCTGGAGAAGGTAACACGAGACAGCTACGCAGACTCCCCTTTCGTGGATGAGATAGCCCTTGTCGGCGTCCCGAAAGGATGCGTACGCCAAAGAATGACGCTCTACGACGGAACCACGGATCCTcttgaccatatcaaccactacaagcaaaAGATGATGGTAACCACCGCGACAGGCTCCTTGAAAGAGGCCtgtatgtgtaaaggatttgggTCCACCTTATCTGGAGCTGCCTTGCAATG GTTCAACAGGGAGAAGGTGGCAATCCCCCGGTGCGACATAGCCACCGCCATACAAGCTTTCCGACGAGGGCTGCACCAGGACTCGGACTTATATAAAGATCTGACCAAGTACCCATGCACTACCTTCGAGGAGGTGCAAGAAAAGGCAATTGCGGTCATGCGGCTGGAAGAAGATGCAGAGCCCAGGAGAGCAACTTATGGCGTAGATCCTACATCCAGAAAGGCACCTGTAGAGAAGCAGAATGAAAGAGCCAGACCCTACAGTAAACCTGTGAATAAAGTATCAGAGGGCCCAGGAGGGAAAAACAACTCAGAGCCACCTCCGAAAGTAAGTGAGTATAAATTCTCAACCAATCTTGCAGGTGTACTCAAGGCCCTAAAGGAAATCCGAGgagtcagatggcccaggaagcgGACTGACGAACGTCCTAACGATAAAAGAGACTCCAGTAAAAGGTGCGAATACCATGACGACATCGGCCACGACACCGACGAATGCTACACCTTGAGAAAGGAGGTTAAATTCCAGTACGATCGAGGAAACCTGGACCACCTATTGCCAGGAGGCTCCACCAAAGTTCATTCCACTAACCAGGTTCTGCCTACTCCTCCACCTGTGTGCACTAGAATTGTAAATGTTATTACAGGAGGCTCGGAATTGTGCGGCCTGACCTATTCAGCAGCCAAAAGACACGCCACGCAAACCAAAGGAGATAAGCCAGAGTTTTCCTGCAGAGTCAGCCGCCAGGACCTCCCTGCAGTCACCTTTGATGAAACAGATGCACAAAATGCTCCAGAACAACATCACGACGCCCTGATCATCACCCTCCCCATAGGAAACTGCGAGGTACGGAAGATCCTGGTGGACACAGGTAGCTCCGTCAACCTGATTATGCTGGAAACACTGAAGGTcatggggttcagcgagaaggatttggcAACAAAAGAGGCCCTGGATCCACGAAATGAAGGCGGTACCTTCGACTTACCACCAATGCCTGAAATTCCCAACGCCTTGGGGAGTGCAAGAAATACGTGGGGATCAGGAGGAAGCCAAGAATTGCTACAAGATAGCCCTAAAATCAACAGCCAGGACCGCCAAAGATAG